The Amblyomma americanum isolate KBUSLIRL-KWMA chromosome 6, ASM5285725v1, whole genome shotgun sequence genome has a window encoding:
- the LOC144094870 gene encoding tear acid lipase-like protein: MNSREAKPYSNHTTMSQHDRKYWHWSFDEIGRKDAAATIDLVLNATGSTKLTILAFSQGVAASLVLLSTRPEYNDKVNLLVGYGPVGNITYMEPPFSLLMPLLPLLVPIVEPFTDAGFYGTGDGMRHFLSAACKMFKGELCSLTFTLTAFSSPSQLNATREPMYMGHMPIGTSMQNVRHYSQVYQAKNFVMYDHGALENMKRYGKTKPPPYPLERIRLPVALFSSLGDTVADKKDVEDLVARLGSNVVLHHVVSQEDFRHLDFATGYMANEILHDIAIETIRKYAT; encoded by the exons ATGAACTCAAGAGAAGCGAAGCCATATTCAAACCACACAACCATGTCACAACACGACCGCAAGTACTGGCATTGGAG TTTTGATGAGATCGGGCGCAAAGACGCAGCAGCAACGATCGACCTCGTCTTGAACGCCACCGGCTCCACCAAGCTCACAATTCTGGCGTTTTCACAGGGAGTGGCTGCATCTCTCGTGCTTCTGTCAACAAGGCCGGAATACAATGACAAG GTCAACCTTCTTGTCGGTTACGGACCAGTTGGAAACATCACTTACATGGAACCGCCATTTTCGCTGCTCATGCCATTGCTGCCTTTGCTCGTG CCGATTGTCGAGCCCTTCACGGACGCTGGTTTCTACGGAACAGGTGACGGCATGCGACACTTCCTCTCTGCTGCCTGCAAAATGTTTAAGGGCGAGCTATGCTCTTTGACATTCACGCTCACTGCGTTCAGCAGCCCGTCTCAGTTAAATGCG ACACGGGAGCCAATGTACATGGGCCACATGCCCATAGGTACAAGTATGCAAAACGTCCGCCACTACTCTCAG GTCTACCAAGCGAAAAACTTCGTAATGTACGACCACGGTGCACTGGAAAACATGAAGCGGTATGGCAAG ACTAAACCGCCTCCCTATCCACTGGAGCGCATTCGACTGCCAGTGGCACTGTTTTCGTCGCTGGGGGACACGGTGGCCGACAAGAAAGATGTGGAAGACCTGGTTGCCAGACTCGGCTCCAACGTCGTCCTTCACCACGTGGTTTCTCAGGAGGATTTCCGTCACCTGGACTTTGCCACCGGATACATGGCAAACGAGATCTTGCACGACATCGCCATTGAAACCATACGGAAGTACGCCACCTAG